A portion of the Syntrophaceae bacterium genome contains these proteins:
- a CDS encoding phage tail protein, producing the protein MRSGNMPKSLYQNWQFAVEVNGFDVALFKKGQEPKTEFEEVAFAPAGSMFDQKVAGRVKFEDITLEKGILQDGSDEAAREWIKKQVDVNAVVGGLPNDYMRDIDLVRYDRTGNETRRWTLHGAWIKVLEYDELEGANTDNTIEKLAICFQYWT; encoded by the coding sequence ATGCGCAGCGGCAACATGCCCAAGAGTCTGTATCAGAACTGGCAATTCGCCGTCGAGGTGAACGGCTTCGACGTCGCGCTTTTCAAGAAAGGCCAGGAACCCAAGACCGAGTTCGAGGAGGTGGCTTTCGCTCCCGCCGGTTCCATGTTCGACCAGAAGGTGGCCGGACGGGTCAAGTTCGAGGACATCACTTTGGAGAAAGGGATTCTCCAGGACGGTTCCGACGAGGCCGCCAGGGAGTGGATCAAGAAACAGGTGGACGTCAACGCCGTGGTCGGCGGCCTGCCCAACGACTACATGCGCGATATCGACCTCGTCCGCTACGACCGAACCGGCAACGAAACGCGACGATGGACTCTGCACGGCGCGTGGATCAAGGTCCTGGAGTACGACGAACTCGAGGGCGCGAACACGGACAACACCATCGAGAAGCTCGCCATTTGCTTTCAGTATTGGACCTGA
- a CDS encoding phage tail tape measure protein, which produces MNGDLGLGIIVSMKDAFSQNAGRVQSSMQSLDATVAASSERMTRNLDRIQKGTMMIGAGLALMAVPVGLVASTAATQKALGEMASLGIKDLRALEDASESFTNTWAGYSKAEFISAAYDVKSALSALSDEAVGTFSAMAALTAKATKASIQEMVGTFTTGYGIFKPIMADMTDMEWAKAFSGAMAQTVASFKTTGAQMAEAVKNIGAVAAASNIPLQEQLAILGQLQTTMPGSEAGTLYKAFIMKAAEAGEQLGLSFVDSTGRLKGVIPILQEIKSRFPDLSQAAAQVQIKKAFGSDEAVKFLLQMSQGMESLEGNISSIEQAMKSGTAVTEEMAKAMNMDIGSQFQLLRQQVGNLAEILGRTLLPVVTPIIQGISKAVLFFQKLARSMPGLTRVLLTLSMALGAVLVVVGGVIAAAGTIGLMLPAIKAGLAAMGAAIAGVGSTFAAYFLPVVAIIGGVVLAVYLLKRAWETNFACIRDTILGAWEKVQLVFQGIRALVTSLSGGAGTMSADLAQKLEQAGLMGLVVTVFRIYYRVRQFLTGLWEAFSDAFGKIRAILEPAVRALMQAYGMLYKAIFSVLEIFGLAASSADASSYRSLGETLGTVLGVIAKVGAYLLKFVIYNLAAVITVVAWVVRAVVWLGKTIVTAFIEAGKFIYKFFLPVRLLVEALRMAARVVHTVWQVLTGDLSVLDGLKAIGGAIFDFLATPFRWARDVIVGVWDFIKGLFSAVGSFFASAASALTAAFMNLPLVRTLADVFGVVRGFLSGDTTFFEAGKAILVSVGKGIWSAVTYPFETLKKALGWLRRLLPFSDAQTGPLSDLTGSGASLLKTLAKGMLGVLSLPGKVLSLALQGMLNAVRWVWDGLKNLGSGILAAVTWPFRKGAEAASAVWRTVGTAASSAWNGLITLGRGAAGVLSAPFGWMQSAAGTAWNGIASAAIGFWGSIGSIGRTAWSLVSTPFSWIADSAGAAWDRVQTSAGAAWDGIANLLQGGWNRIGSLFQSSWSLLSAPFDWIAGTASSAWSRITGMASTAWDSLKTMAQSAWEWIKAPFEGLASVVSSAWEQIKTSASSAFGSLVSSVSALAGSAFESGKAFMTAVGDGIKSAVSAPYQAAKSALSFVRNLLPFSDAKEGPLADLTRSGAALIQTLAGGITKAASAPAEAMTRAFGFMNGLTGKIAAPAMLAGTLALTPVMAGEAPTIAASLESTGAAVPMERPAASLPTGRARLLGETKGALGPESGMPSAPPGETLRPVLESLLAKLEQLGERPIEVSVTTLLDGRQVARSVYRDLRERKIKNYETL; this is translated from the coding sequence ATGAACGGAGATCTTGGACTCGGCATCATCGTTTCGATGAAGGACGCGTTCTCGCAGAACGCGGGCCGGGTCCAGTCGTCCATGCAGTCGCTGGACGCGACGGTGGCCGCCTCCAGCGAGCGCATGACGCGCAATCTCGACCGAATCCAGAAAGGCACCATGATGATCGGCGCGGGCCTGGCGCTCATGGCCGTGCCTGTCGGACTCGTGGCCTCCACCGCCGCGACCCAGAAAGCCCTGGGCGAGATGGCATCGCTCGGAATCAAGGACCTTCGCGCTCTCGAGGACGCCTCCGAGAGCTTCACCAATACTTGGGCCGGTTACAGCAAGGCCGAATTCATCAGCGCGGCCTACGACGTCAAGTCTGCTCTATCCGCCTTGAGCGACGAAGCCGTGGGCACTTTCTCCGCCATGGCCGCGCTCACCGCCAAGGCCACCAAGGCCAGCATCCAGGAGATGGTCGGCACCTTCACCACCGGGTACGGCATCTTCAAGCCGATCATGGCGGACATGACCGACATGGAGTGGGCCAAGGCCTTCTCCGGAGCCATGGCTCAGACCGTGGCATCTTTCAAGACCACCGGGGCGCAGATGGCGGAAGCCGTCAAAAACATCGGCGCGGTGGCCGCCGCCTCCAACATTCCGCTGCAGGAACAACTCGCCATTCTCGGACAATTGCAGACCACCATGCCCGGTTCGGAAGCCGGAACGCTTTACAAGGCTTTCATCATGAAAGCGGCGGAAGCGGGAGAACAGTTGGGGCTGTCCTTCGTGGATTCCACGGGGAGACTCAAGGGGGTCATCCCCATTCTCCAGGAGATCAAGTCGCGATTTCCGGACCTTTCCCAGGCAGCCGCGCAGGTGCAGATCAAGAAGGCTTTCGGCTCCGACGAGGCGGTGAAGTTCCTGCTCCAGATGTCCCAGGGAATGGAGTCCCTGGAGGGCAACATCAGCTCCATCGAACAAGCGATGAAGAGCGGCACCGCTGTCACCGAGGAAATGGCGAAGGCCATGAACATGGATATCGGGAGTCAGTTCCAGCTTTTGCGCCAGCAGGTCGGAAACCTCGCTGAAATCCTCGGCCGCACGCTCCTTCCGGTGGTCACCCCGATCATCCAGGGAATATCGAAGGCCGTCCTGTTTTTCCAGAAGCTCGCACGTTCGATGCCGGGGTTGACCAGGGTTCTCCTGACCTTGTCCATGGCGCTGGGTGCCGTGCTGGTAGTCGTCGGAGGAGTGATCGCCGCGGCCGGGACCATCGGCCTGATGCTCCCCGCCATCAAGGCGGGGCTTGCCGCCATGGGCGCGGCAATCGCCGGTGTGGGAAGCACGTTCGCGGCATATTTCCTTCCGGTGGTCGCGATCATCGGCGGTGTGGTGCTCGCCGTTTATCTCCTCAAACGGGCTTGGGAGACCAACTTCGCCTGCATCAGGGACACCATCCTCGGCGCATGGGAAAAGGTGCAACTCGTATTCCAGGGAATCCGGGCGCTCGTCACCTCGCTCTCCGGCGGAGCCGGAACCATGTCGGCCGACCTGGCCCAGAAGCTCGAACAGGCCGGACTGATGGGACTGGTGGTCACGGTCTTCCGCATCTACTACCGGGTGCGCCAGTTTCTGACCGGCTTGTGGGAGGCATTCTCCGACGCGTTCGGAAAGATCAGGGCGATTCTCGAACCCGCGGTCCGGGCGCTCATGCAGGCTTACGGCATGCTGTACAAAGCGATCTTCTCGGTCCTTGAAATCTTCGGCTTGGCGGCCTCTTCCGCCGATGCCTCCTCCTACCGGAGTCTCGGCGAGACCCTCGGCACGGTGCTCGGTGTGATCGCCAAGGTCGGCGCGTATCTCCTTAAGTTCGTCATCTACAACCTGGCGGCCGTCATCACGGTGGTGGCTTGGGTGGTGCGCGCGGTCGTCTGGCTCGGCAAGACCATCGTCACCGCCTTCATCGAGGCGGGGAAGTTCATCTACAAGTTCTTCCTGCCGGTCAGGCTTTTGGTCGAGGCGCTCCGCATGGCGGCCCGGGTCGTCCATACAGTCTGGCAGGTCCTCACCGGTGACCTCTCCGTGCTCGACGGGCTCAAGGCCATCGGGGGAGCGATCTTCGATTTCCTGGCCACGCCGTTCCGCTGGGCCCGGGACGTGATCGTCGGTGTCTGGGATTTCATCAAGGGACTCTTCTCCGCCGTCGGAAGTTTTTTTGCTTCCGCGGCATCGGCTTTGACTGCGGCCTTCATGAACCTGCCTCTGGTCCGAACGCTGGCCGATGTCTTCGGCGTGGTGCGGGGATTCTTATCCGGCGACACGACTTTCTTCGAGGCGGGCAAGGCGATTCTCGTATCCGTCGGAAAAGGCATCTGGTCGGCGGTCACCTATCCGTTCGAGACGCTCAAGAAGGCTCTCGGGTGGCTCCGCAGACTGCTGCCTTTTTCAGACGCGCAGACCGGCCCCCTGTCGGACCTCACGGGCTCCGGCGCGTCCCTTCTCAAGACGCTGGCCAAGGGAATGCTCGGCGTCCTTTCCCTGCCGGGCAAGGTTCTGAGTCTGGCGCTGCAAGGAATGCTGAACGCGGTCCGCTGGGTGTGGGACGGTTTGAAAAATCTGGGAAGCGGCATCCTTGCGGCGGTCACCTGGCCGTTCAGAAAAGGAGCGGAGGCCGCGTCCGCCGTCTGGCGCACTGTCGGCACTGCGGCATCGAGCGCTTGGAACGGGCTCATAACGCTCGGGCGTGGCGCTGCGGGCGTGTTGTCCGCGCCCTTCGGTTGGATGCAGTCCGCAGCCGGGACCGCATGGAACGGCATCGCGAGCGCCGCAATCGGATTCTGGGGGAGCATCGGGAGCATCGGGCGCACGGCTTGGTCGCTCGTCAGCACGCCCTTTTCGTGGATCGCTGATTCCGCGGGAGCGGCCTGGGACCGGGTTCAAACCTCCGCCGGCGCGGCCTGGGATGGAATCGCCAACCTTCTGCAGGGTGGATGGAACCGGATCGGTTCGCTGTTTCAGTCGTCCTGGTCGCTCCTGTCCGCACCATTCGACTGGATCGCAGGAACCGCTTCCTCCGCTTGGAGCCGGATCACCGGCATGGCGTCGACGGCATGGGACAGCCTCAAGACCATGGCGCAGAGCGCGTGGGAGTGGATCAAGGCCCCGTTCGAGGGTTTGGCATCGGTCGTATCGTCCGCATGGGAACAAATCAAAACCTCCGCATCGAGCGCCTTCGGATCTCTGGTGTCCAGCGTGTCCGCACTGGCGGGATCGGCGTTCGAGAGCGGCAAGGCGTTCATGACCGCGGTGGGCGACGGCATCAAGTCCGCCGTGAGCGCGCCGTACCAAGCCGCCAAGTCGGCCCTTTCGTTCGTGCGGAATCTGCTTCCGTTCTCCGATGCCAAGGAAGGCCCGCTCGCTGACTTGACCCGAAGCGGTGCGGCGCTGATTCAAACCCTGGCCGGAGGCATCACCAAGGCGGCGTCCGCGCCCGCCGAGGCCATGACCCGCGCATTCGGGTTCATGAACGGGCTGACCGGCAAGATCGCCGCTCCGGCCATGTTGGCGGGAACTCTGGCGCTCACACCGGTCATGGCGGGAGAAGCTCCCACGATTGCCGCTTCCTTGGAAAGCACCGGAGCGGCGGTTCCGATGGAGCGACCGGCCGCATCTCTTCCCACCGGCCGGGCCCGTCTTCTCGGCGAGACCAAAGGAGCGCTCGGCCCGGAATCCGGCATGCCGTCCGCACCTCCGGGAGAGACGCTTCGCCCGGTGCTCGAATCCTTGCTGGCGAAACTGGAGCAACTCGGCGAGCGGCCCATCGAGGTGTCGGTGACCACGCTGCTCGACGGACGGCAGGTGGCCCGTTCCGTGTACCGGGACCTGCGCGAGCGCAAGATCAAGAACTACGAGACGCTGTGA
- a CDS encoding minor capsid protein — protein sequence MIGALAAKQPLSQAEAIRLATEKSVRGRNLYTEQTVAELTAMLAAAEEEVRRAILRYKSLGSLPDNKLAALEGLKKLQTDIQETTSRLHREQTLLFRKTAKTSFRQGVYRGIDEFAAAQLPFYRDLTPEGIDKLATRVFTLVDTDALDFMTNYNLVLAGDVHRELADGVKRVVMGGIATGKGVEDIVRDLGRVVKDPESFRYAGSKVFTKAQYRMEVIARTEVLRAHNQGRLKFHDQVGVRKLEWMTMEDERVCPVCGPLDGKVFDTNRFPQQPAHPNCRCTSVVAWPLVICGGELGAKAAAEPAACIIPPQSIEEQAKTKAAEDAKLKAAFEGGQIADLNTLSVKQLQTLAKQNGVSIARTKADFIKLLDAAEPGVDHSTLAGAGLDAKLKQHKIGLLRTKDDLIQLLAQKQASLKQAQQLAEQLKKIQPTGGLHDLTVVELQEMAKAKGISLNMTKQDVIDLLDELEPGADHAGLKGGSLIDAKKKHHIGPLKNKQQLVKALEKSAGEELAEKAKKEALEAAEKAAINKAKQAVEQTAAKVVVPESPAGYADFLSAVKDAESALAASPALPQEILEGHAKELAFKKKLFQDQVASMKVGDLKTLAKDTKVKHWQWANKDELVSLFTETDPAKIEAAKAGIETKHVAWLEKHGGKKKVAAPEPAKPAPTPKPTQPSPPVFTKKGAQFEETDAAWIAKGKSGNFKPAGKAQVGGAHSKEFWTDEAGDRWLFKPVERGGDEFIAYGEEAAYKIGRLIDPDAVEVRTIRLNGRLGSIQKWRTDLKDRFDFAGLDLADLTTLDIEQIQREHVVDWLISNHDGHAKQFLRGRDGKVYGIDKGQIFKYLGEDRLAVDYHPNAKYGEQEPFYNTVFRTAKEGKVKIDPAATLRYIREVEKVADEDYLAILRPYAEGRFGGDESRKQAFYDTALARKRNLRRDFEGFYADVLGRRDFRFEDVLDALPKTRLGPTEEALLEEVRSLGWQGKVLPFDEDDIEDQNALIFVETLKGKQRTVVKMKVRPEAEGKLLDALRKAGVDTTAVRVGEALPQDVFAQDILSAVKTVNHHATDQQYNQGTLKKATDHLKALRRLADSTDPDERAMARSYIDWIEKVQEAAREHKPVAGRFDAYLKKHAAMEKKPKEAPFTVRRTKVLQAKREIKNGELVVVNEAADNSALFRGRGMKAGEQYEIDFGDGTRAVYRPWSDKNLYAQQGEFELVLPDRPDAKSLERAMERMESLGIKAGAATPQDAELLYLHKQAYLAKVDREPDYKRLVEELDRRAAGKEERVREIRGFWEKRLGVKDITRMPGYDPMGEYQAAFKDPAKRAGYRHQYRFDISDADIEKQMKGYGLHHRLTNGEDVASFIDAALGNNGAMVSTVEKLRAGVPVGGMSPEADMDTGGASYFFTRIKKLPTAGGSSDTGLYFKKRMLRRMDAISYDHDAFGRVRDEYVSNHRGSTPEEWKQFARRGGNETIFKYSVTLLDNIDVIVVGSEREKQRLIEVFHNRKIMKLPDGRKVEDIVLVR from the coding sequence ATGATCGGTGCGCTCGCGGCCAAACAGCCTCTTTCTCAAGCCGAAGCGATTCGTCTGGCCACGGAGAAGAGCGTCCGCGGCCGCAATCTCTATACGGAGCAAACGGTCGCCGAACTGACCGCGATGCTTGCCGCCGCCGAAGAGGAGGTGCGCCGCGCCATCCTCCGCTACAAGAGCCTCGGCTCCCTCCCTGACAACAAGCTCGCCGCCCTCGAAGGTCTCAAGAAACTGCAAACCGACATCCAGGAGACCACGAGCCGCCTACACCGGGAGCAGACGCTGCTTTTCCGGAAGACGGCCAAAACATCCTTCCGCCAGGGCGTCTACCGAGGCATCGACGAATTCGCCGCGGCCCAGCTTCCCTTCTACCGTGACTTGACCCCGGAAGGTATCGACAAGCTCGCCACCCGAGTGTTCACCCTGGTGGACACAGATGCCCTCGATTTCATGACCAATTACAACCTGGTCTTGGCCGGCGACGTCCACCGCGAGCTGGCCGACGGCGTCAAACGCGTCGTGATGGGTGGCATCGCCACCGGTAAGGGCGTCGAGGACATCGTCCGCGACCTCGGGCGCGTGGTGAAAGACCCGGAATCCTTCCGTTATGCCGGTTCCAAGGTGTTCACCAAGGCCCAGTACCGCATGGAGGTGATCGCCCGCACGGAGGTCCTGCGCGCCCATAACCAGGGGCGACTCAAGTTCCACGACCAGGTCGGAGTCCGGAAGCTCGAATGGATGACCATGGAGGACGAGCGGGTTTGCCCGGTCTGCGGACCGCTGGACGGCAAGGTGTTCGACACGAACCGCTTTCCCCAGCAACCGGCCCATCCCAACTGTCGCTGCACGAGCGTGGTCGCGTGGCCCCTGGTGATCTGCGGAGGAGAGCTGGGGGCGAAAGCGGCGGCTGAACCCGCCGCGTGCATCATCCCGCCCCAGAGCATCGAAGAGCAGGCGAAGACCAAGGCGGCGGAAGACGCAAAGCTCAAGGCAGCTTTCGAGGGCGGACAGATCGCCGACCTGAACACTTTGAGCGTGAAGCAACTCCAGACCCTGGCCAAGCAGAACGGCGTCTCCATCGCCAGGACCAAGGCCGACTTCATCAAGCTGCTCGATGCGGCCGAGCCCGGCGTGGACCATTCCACTCTCGCGGGAGCCGGGCTCGACGCCAAGCTCAAACAACACAAGATCGGCCTGCTCCGCACCAAGGACGACCTGATCCAACTCCTCGCCCAGAAGCAGGCATCCCTCAAACAGGCGCAGCAACTCGCCGAGCAGCTCAAGAAAATCCAACCGACCGGAGGGCTGCACGACCTCACCGTGGTCGAGCTGCAGGAGATGGCCAAGGCCAAAGGCATCTCGCTGAACATGACTAAGCAGGACGTCATCGACCTTCTCGATGAGTTGGAGCCTGGAGCGGATCACGCGGGGCTCAAGGGCGGGTCCCTGATCGACGCCAAGAAGAAGCACCACATCGGCCCGCTCAAGAACAAGCAGCAGCTTGTCAAGGCGCTGGAAAAGTCGGCCGGTGAGGAACTGGCGGAAAAGGCCAAGAAGGAAGCTCTCGAAGCAGCCGAGAAGGCCGCAATCAACAAGGCGAAGCAGGCGGTTGAACAGACCGCGGCGAAAGTGGTCGTGCCGGAGTCCCCCGCAGGATACGCCGACTTTCTTTCGGCGGTGAAAGATGCGGAATCGGCGCTCGCGGCTTCGCCCGCTCTGCCGCAGGAGATACTCGAAGGACACGCCAAAGAGCTCGCTTTCAAGAAAAAACTTTTTCAGGACCAAGTCGCGTCCATGAAGGTCGGCGACCTCAAGACCCTGGCCAAGGACACCAAGGTCAAGCATTGGCAGTGGGCGAACAAGGATGAACTGGTCTCGTTGTTCACGGAGACCGATCCCGCCAAGATCGAGGCCGCCAAGGCCGGCATCGAAACGAAGCACGTAGCCTGGCTGGAAAAGCACGGCGGCAAAAAGAAAGTCGCCGCGCCTGAACCTGCGAAACCCGCGCCGACTCCGAAACCGACGCAGCCGTCCCCGCCGGTTTTCACCAAGAAAGGCGCTCAGTTCGAGGAGACGGACGCGGCGTGGATCGCCAAGGGCAAGTCGGGGAACTTCAAGCCCGCGGGCAAGGCCCAGGTCGGCGGCGCGCACAGCAAGGAGTTCTGGACCGATGAAGCGGGCGACCGCTGGCTCTTCAAGCCGGTGGAACGCGGTGGCGATGAGTTCATCGCCTATGGAGAGGAAGCCGCTTACAAGATCGGACGCCTCATCGATCCGGACGCCGTGGAGGTCCGCACCATCCGTCTGAACGGACGACTCGGCTCTATCCAGAAGTGGCGGACCGACCTGAAGGATCGCTTCGACTTCGCCGGATTGGACCTCGCAGACCTCACCACCCTCGACATCGAGCAAATTCAGCGGGAGCACGTCGTCGACTGGCTGATTTCCAATCACGACGGCCACGCCAAGCAATTCCTGCGGGGTCGTGACGGGAAGGTCTACGGCATCGACAAGGGGCAGATCTTCAAATACCTGGGTGAGGACCGCCTGGCCGTCGACTATCACCCTAACGCCAAGTACGGCGAACAAGAGCCTTTCTACAATACGGTTTTCCGCACCGCCAAGGAAGGCAAGGTCAAGATCGATCCCGCGGCGACCCTGCGCTACATCCGCGAAGTGGAGAAGGTCGCCGACGAGGATTATCTGGCTATTCTGCGTCCCTATGCTGAAGGACGATTCGGAGGGGACGAGTCCCGGAAGCAGGCTTTCTACGACACCGCACTGGCGCGGAAGCGGAACCTTCGGCGCGATTTCGAAGGTTTCTATGCGGATGTGTTGGGCCGTCGGGACTTCCGTTTCGAGGATGTGTTGGATGCGCTGCCGAAGACACGTCTGGGTCCGACCGAAGAGGCGCTTCTTGAGGAGGTCCGTTCGCTCGGTTGGCAGGGGAAGGTCCTGCCCTTCGATGAGGACGACATCGAGGACCAGAACGCCCTAATCTTTGTCGAGACATTGAAGGGAAAGCAGCGGACCGTGGTCAAGATGAAGGTTCGACCCGAAGCGGAGGGAAAGCTCCTGGACGCGCTGCGCAAGGCCGGTGTCGACACCACCGCCGTCCGGGTGGGTGAGGCGCTGCCGCAGGACGTTTTCGCGCAGGACATATTGTCCGCGGTGAAAACGGTCAACCACCATGCCACGGACCAACAGTACAACCAGGGGACACTCAAGAAGGCTACAGACCACCTGAAGGCGCTGAGACGTCTGGCTGACTCGACCGACCCGGACGAACGGGCCATGGCCCGAAGCTACATCGACTGGATCGAGAAGGTCCAGGAAGCCGCCCGTGAACACAAACCGGTCGCCGGACGGTTCGATGCGTATCTTAAGAAACACGCCGCGATGGAAAAGAAACCCAAGGAGGCTCCCTTCACCGTGCGCCGGACGAAGGTGCTTCAGGCCAAACGGGAGATCAAAAACGGCGAACTCGTTGTCGTGAACGAGGCGGCGGACAATTCCGCGCTCTTTCGCGGCCGCGGCATGAAGGCCGGCGAGCAATACGAAATCGACTTCGGCGACGGCACGCGCGCAGTCTACCGCCCGTGGTCGGACAAGAACCTCTATGCCCAGCAGGGCGAGTTCGAGCTGGTCCTTCCGGACAGACCTGACGCCAAGAGCCTCGAGCGGGCCATGGAACGTATGGAATCGCTGGGCATCAAGGCAGGTGCGGCCACGCCGCAGGACGCCGAACTTCTCTATCTTCACAAGCAAGCATACCTCGCCAAGGTGGACCGAGAGCCGGACTACAAGCGGCTGGTCGAGGAGCTGGACCGCCGGGCTGCGGGCAAGGAGGAACGGGTCCGGGAGATACGCGGCTTCTGGGAAAAACGGCTCGGAGTGAAAGATATCACCCGCATGCCGGGCTACGACCCAATGGGCGAATACCAGGCTGCCTTCAAGGACCCCGCCAAGCGCGCCGGCTACAGGCATCAATACCGCTTCGACATTTCCGACGCGGACATCGAGAAGCAGATGAAGGGATACGGCCTTCACCACCGTTTGACCAACGGCGAAGACGTGGCGTCGTTCATCGACGCGGCGCTGGGAAACAACGGAGCCATGGTAAGCACGGTCGAGAAGCTGCGCGCCGGTGTGCCGGTGGGCGGGATGTCGCCGGAAGCGGACATGGACACCGGCGGCGCGAGCTATTTCTTCACCCGGATCAAGAAGCTCCCGACGGCCGGAGGATCGTCCGACACGGGGCTCTACTTCAAGAAGCGAATGCTCCGGCGCATGGACGCCATCAGCTACGACCACGACGCCTTCGGACGAGTGAGGGACGAATACGTCTCGAACCACCGGGGGAGCACGCCAGAGGAGTGGAAACAGTTCGCCCGACGAGGCGGCAACGAGACGATCTTCAAGTACTCGGTGACCCTGCTGGACAACATCGACGTGATCGTGGTCGGAAGCGAGCGGGAAAAACAACGACTGATAGAGGTCTTCCACAACCGCAAAATCATGAAGCTGCCCGACGGCCGCAAGGTCGAGGACATCGTGCTGGTGAGGTGA
- a CDS encoding phage tail protein → MDAMDTLKVRAADEGTWGARLSVQVEDGSLDPSGAFNLVVRHKGEVVEVFKDLSMDEAAPNHVELAVNERSDFITVEDLGTVSGLPSDRPVIGVFNLSGGDDGLTGLDDADYSGDPSQHTGFYAFDEIDALNLIMVPGVTTAEVIHAGVTYAENRQDLMLLAEAPIHLEPLEAVDFRKGQGMYSHGAFNSSYAALYYPWIEINDPVTGKRKLVPPSGAVAGCYARSDKKTHVWYAPAGIDRGRVFNALSLGYKTSRGERDVLYPEGVNVIASFPDSGINIWGQKTLQSQPSALDRVNVRRLMMFIEEAIAESSRFVVFEPNNPQTWRALIRLINPFMQDIKDKGGLYDFAVQCDEETNTPAVIDRNELVARVFVKPTKTAEFIELNFVLTATGADFKEIFKTG, encoded by the coding sequence ATGGACGCGATGGACACACTCAAGGTACGCGCGGCCGATGAAGGAACCTGGGGCGCACGGCTCTCCGTTCAGGTAGAAGACGGTTCTCTCGATCCGAGCGGCGCGTTCAACCTGGTGGTCCGCCACAAGGGTGAGGTCGTTGAGGTCTTCAAGGACCTCTCCATGGACGAAGCGGCTCCGAATCATGTGGAGTTGGCTGTCAACGAACGGTCGGACTTCATCACCGTCGAGGACCTTGGAACGGTATCCGGCCTTCCGTCGGACCGGCCGGTGATCGGGGTGTTCAACCTTTCGGGAGGAGACGACGGTCTTACGGGGCTGGACGACGCCGACTACTCCGGCGATCCGTCGCAGCACACCGGGTTCTACGCTTTCGACGAGATCGACGCGCTGAATCTGATCATGGTTCCGGGCGTCACGACCGCCGAGGTGATCCACGCCGGCGTCACCTATGCGGAAAACCGCCAGGACCTCATGCTCCTCGCCGAAGCGCCCATTCACCTCGAACCCCTGGAAGCGGTGGATTTCCGCAAGGGCCAGGGGATGTATTCCCACGGGGCGTTCAACTCGTCTTATGCCGCGCTCTACTATCCCTGGATCGAGATCAACGACCCGGTGACCGGCAAGCGCAAGCTCGTTCCGCCCAGCGGAGCCGTGGCCGGGTGCTACGCCCGCAGCGACAAGAAGACCCATGTCTGGTACGCGCCCGCGGGCATCGACCGCGGCCGGGTCTTCAACGCCTTGTCCCTGGGCTACAAGACCAGCCGGGGCGAGCGGGACGTCCTCTATCCCGAGGGCGTCAACGTGATCGCTTCCTTCCCCGACAGCGGCATCAACATCTGGGGGCAGAAGACGCTGCAAAGCCAGCCCTCGGCGCTCGACCGAGTGAACGTGCGGCGGCTGATGATGTTCATCGAGGAAGCCATCGCCGAGTCCTCGCGCTTCGTGGTCTTCGAACCCAACAACCCGCAGACTTGGCGCGCGCTGATCCGGTTGATCAACCCCTTCATGCAGGACATCAAGGACAAGGGCGGGCTCTACGACTTCGCCGTCCAGTGCGACGAGGAGACCAACACCCCGGCCGTGATCGACCGCAACGAACTCGTGGCGCGCGTCTTTGTCAAGCCGACCAAGACGGCGGAATTCATCGAGCTCAACTTCGTGCTCACCGCCACGGGGGCCGATTTCAAAGAGATCTTCAAGACCGGGTAA